DNA sequence from the Suricata suricatta isolate VVHF042 chromosome 14, meerkat_22Aug2017_6uvM2_HiC, whole genome shotgun sequence genome:
ACTGCGTATCACGTTAAAATGCACCTGGAAGAAATGTAgatgctttctttccatttatttaactttatcatTCAATTTCATCAGCGATTAAGAGGTCACACAGGGGTGTGTAGACGGGCCTGTCAGTCGTCAGATCCTGACCCTCCTGCGAACGGAGAGCACTGCTCCCCCAGCTGGGCCTCCGGAGGCCTGGGCCCAGGACGTCACGGGCCAGCAGCCTCCCAGCCTGTCTCCTGCCTTTCTGCCCGGTTTGTTGGCAGACGTGATGACCACTGAAGCTGCCGGACGGGTAGCAGGGATTCCACTGTCCTACATTTTCCCCACAATAACACGTTTTTTAAAATCCGCCTCTTCAGGACACGAAAAGCTAGCAAGCCTGCTAAATTAGGTACCTGCCAAAAAGGCACCAGTGGAACTCCTTAGCTTGGAAACTACCTTTTAGGAAGTTTGCAGGCGAAAAAATCCCTGTGACCCTCCTGTTATTAGAAGATGCGATTCGCCGCAGGGAGAAACCGAGCTGATTACCACGAGCTCTCCTGTCTGCGGCTCCCTGAGTTTCCTGGACGGAGGTACAGACCCGCTCCAGGCCCTCTGAGCTCCCTGGACCCGTAAAGACCCTGAAAGTCTGCGCTGCCTCTCCTCCCAACCCGTTTTCCCTTCTGAGGGGGTCCTAATAACTGGATGTCTTAACCCATCTGCGAGAAGCCAGAAGCAATTTGCCTGGTTCCCTGAGGTGGCAGAGCCGAGCCAAGACTCAGCTGAACAGCAGGGACTGAGTAATCACAGGCCTCTGCCAGGGACTCAGGAGGAGGGCCGGCTCGGAGCTAGAGAGCTGGTCCTCAGCCCCATTGTCCTCATGCTATAAATACGCTAAGCAGATAATGAGAGGCGCGAGAAGCTGCCACCAGCAAACGCAAGTGCTGGGCAATTAAAGGATAAGATGGAGAGAGCACGCCTCCGGTGACGGTGATGGTGACGGGCCGGCCCACACGCTGACAgctgagacaaaagaaaaaggtggGCAGAAGAATCACGTGTGATCAGGAACCTCTCTGCAGGATGTCAACTTCCATTAAACTCTTTGGGGAACTTGGGAATGGAAAGCTGTCCCGTGTGGGCCGCCTTTACAGACCAGGGTACGAGATGGGACAGCGACGTGGACAGGAGGACAGTCCTCGTACTCCTCTGTCCTGTCACGATGCCTCATGTCACACCGACAAGGATCGTAGGAACCGTCAGGATGGTGATGGGTGGTCGTTTCCATGTCTGGAGTGGCCACTAGCCACCATGACTGTCACCTCATTTAATTCAACCACGCCAGGAGGCTGACACTGTAGCCCTCACTCCTTGTTTCGCAGATGAGGCTCAAACCCTCAGAGGCAAGAGTGCTAACAAGGAGCAAAATCCGTTTTCAAGACCCAGGCCCATCTGACGACAAAGCCTGGGCTGCCTCTACCTCCCCACCAGGTagaggagcagcaggaggtgagaCCGCTCGCGTGCGGCCTCCCACTCCCCCCGTACCTtcacgtggggcgcctgggtggtgaaGTGGACGGGTACCCAGGCCAGCGCGTCCTGGGCCCGCGAATTTCCGAAGGGCGCCACGTAATCCGGGAAGCCATGGCCCTTCAGGAGGCTCTTCACCCTCTGCTCTGCTAGCGGACACGTGATGGCTTTGGTCAGTCTCgtgggaggaagaagaggtggGTGCAGTGAGGCTGTTGTGCATTCCAACACACGAGCCCCCCACGACACACGTGCCCCCCACGACACACGTGCCCTCCACGACACACGTGCCCCTCCACGACACACGTGCCCTCCACGACACACGTGCCCTCTCTGGCTGCTTTATTTTCTCACTCCAAACGGATCAGTGATGGGAGCCACAGCGTCTCTAACTCTGAGAAATCTCGGTTAGCTCTGGACAGGCAGAGTCTCCGTGGCCAAGAGTTTGGGAAATcctgcctccccacacccctcctgAAGCACATTGGCACagtaaaggctctgagaagtcctcaCAGTAAAGAATcatgttttaaactttaatttggTGTTCCTCAAACTATTGCTTGGACCACAGATCTGTCCCTACTGATTCTTGTGGAAATGAAGTCCCTGGTGGGGAACTCTGAGAAATACTGGTCTAAAGTGATCAGAAACAATAACGCAAGTGGAATGTGTTGGTATAACCAAAACAATGCTATAATTACCCTGAGGGGATTTTGGGGTGGGAAGtgagtgggtgggaggggaggggagggaaggggtaaGAGCCAAATCTTTGTCTTCCTTAGTGAGGACTCAACAATTCAGAAAACCAAAATATCAAGAAGTAGCATGACATAAAGGTTATCCACAGACTTGAGAGTAAGTTTCCAAAAACTCAGCTACAGGAGCTGCAAGAGATTGCCTGCGGAGTGGGGGAAACGAGGGCGTGAACTGGTGTCTGTATAATAAGCACGCAGAGCCGTGTGACATTTTACGGCACATGCGTGTTTGACGCTAACTCGATAAAAGCAGATCCCATGAAGGCTTCCTCTCGCTGGGCGTGTGGCACCATGTAtattaaaatccagaaataggGAAAGGACTTTCAgggacagctttttttttttttggctatcaACTCAGATGTTATGTATGCAACCTTAAAACCAAACCTCCAAAAGCCTTGGGATTTTTATTCTGCCACATCtgataagaaaaatgattttacaaTTTTCCTTTGAATCATGACAAATGGCTTACGGTTGTGAAAATTaacattagaaaacaaagtgCTAACAGGTCACACTGTGGCTTTCATATGCCCTTGTGGGCTGATGCGGAGGTTCCGTTAAAATGTGGGAAGAGCAGGACTACTCTGTTTTCTGATCAGAAGTGACAAGTGCCTCTCTTACCTTAGTTTACAGCCCGACTGCATATCGTAACCGAATAATACAGGGGTCCGGACTCCCTCGAGCGCTAAGCAGTCTTGGTCCGTTGTGCTTCGAAGAATAGTAAGTTGCCCGTATCTGTTCGTGGTCTGAATAATCCCGGACATTCACAGAAAGTTAAGGGACAATCACCCAGTACTCAAGCAGTCTGATTCTCAGGAGACAGTGACACGTGTGACATGAAGCGAAACCCAAATATCCCTTCTCTGGGCATCTGCAATTTTGACAGTTATTTCCCAGGATAGAGTAAATACCGGTTCCATGTTCCTTGATTAGGAGATCCTCAGAAGGAAAATCCTTAGAAACCGTTcctcctttaaaatatttctagctTTTCAAAATCACTAAACTTGTTTAAGGGTCTCTGGTTAAGTACGCAATTCAATGCATCTAAAAGTCTCAACTTTTCTAagattttcattataaaacattGACATTTTCCACGCTGTTTCGCCCCCAACCACCAGTTTCCACACACCCCCACGTGCTGTGTGGCCAGACCCACCACCCACCAGAGCCGACCAGAGTCCTggccagaagcagcctccagctcaCAGGACCCTGAGCAATCAAGAAAAGAGCGACACACACACGGACAGGGAAATCAACCGTCTCTACAGAACCAAAAAGGATATCCCTTCTGAGGCTGAAATCCAGCAGCTAAGGGGAGCCCCACAACATAGCCAGGGTTTCCACTGAGAGGAACTGGCTTTGTATTTTGCTGAAAGACAATGAAGAAATACCCTTAAATAATTCTCAATTTAATAAGGAAATAGggtgaaaataaaatgcttttcacAGCGAAATCTAGGATTTCTAACCAATAAAAGAATTCCTCCCCCCTACTCAGAACTATAAATATATCTGCTCAGTGTAGGAGTAGATCATTCTATAAAAGAACAAGCTCCCATGGAAGAGAATCTTACTCCCAGAAAGGAAAGCGATACAAGGACTCTGCCTGATTTCCTCACAAACACATGCTACATAAAGCCCTTTGTTTAGTACAAATGGATAGCTGGTAATCCTTctaaattgagatttttttccccaagaagttacaaattttctttatttgcaaTTAAATACGTGTACCAACTTGATCAAACCTACCTGAATGAAACGAATTTCAAACTTCTGCTCCAGTGGAAGCAAAGCACTGCTCACCGcccccagaaggagagagagatcagCTTTGGTTATTTCCCCTTCATCTGTATACGTCAGGCTGTACTTCACCTAAAAACAAAATGGTACTCCAGATCCACCTGTTCCCTTTGCATTTCCGTAGCTGTATTAGTAACTCAAAATATATATAGGAGGCAGATCCTTTCCCATTTCTCTACTTGTGGGACCCTTTCTGTCCCAGCCCATCAGATTTCAGGACGtgttgcctccctcctccctccctagcTGGCAGGGTCATCTGAGTCCCTCTGTACCGAGTTACATGTGTTCCCCATCAGCAGGTTTGAGCAGATTGATCAGTCTCCGCAGAGGAAATGTGTGTGttaaaacaatagcaacaacaaagtTTCATACATTATTGAAAGTCACTAGATTTGTGGAGAAAAATCACATGTGATTCTTTCAAAGACCCTAAAGAAGCATCCTCCGATGACAGAGCATGAAGGCAAGCAGGAGGCCAAGCCAAGAAAACCAGCACGTCAGAATGGGCCGGAGCCCCCTCTGAAGGGCATCCAGTCCCTCCCCCGGGGCCATGCAGCCCCAGTCTGCCACACAGACTCAGCTTTCAAAGCCAAACCGGGTACCTACCTCAAGAGCGACGCTAGTGCAGAATTTAACACCCCCAGCCTCGGTAAGAGTCTGGTTCAGTACAACCGTGTTGTCCAGTCGGGTGAGTGTTTTATTCAGAGACTCCCTGAGGAGGGACTGAACAGTAATGGGGATCTGCAAAGGAAAGGAGACGGCTCACTGAGGGCGCTGCCCAACAGAGATGAATGGGTTACAGGAACGAAAAACTGGAGGCAAACCTCCGAAGAAAGACTGCCAAGCAGGGAAAAGCATGATACACAACAGTATGCATATTATAACTCCACATTTGCAAAAATACATTCgcttatatgtacatatatttacataggAAATACTAGAGAAGGATATAACCAAAACTTTCAATGTGGTTGTCTCCGAAAATCTGCGttcacacaaatgttcacagcagcattccTAAcagccaaaaactgaaaacaatgcaaatgtccaccaaccgataaatggaaaaatgtagtatatcatacaaaagaatattattcatccataaaatagaatgGGTGCTGATTCATTCCACAGcatagatgaatcttgaaaacatgatcctaagtgaaagaagccagacacaaaaggtcacatattacaTGATCCCATTTATCGGAAATGTTCAGAACGGGCAAATCcagtgacagaaagtagattagtggttgcccagGGGCTGACGGAGAGGATTAGAGAAGAATGAGGAGTGCCTGCTAATGACACAGGGGTTCTTTCTGATGTGATGAGAtgttctgggtggctcaattagttgagcatctgactttcgcccaggtcatgatctcatatttcgttgagttcaagccctgcttcgggcttgctggagcctgcttcagatcccctatctcctctctctctctctgcccctccccaactcacacacacaggctcgctcttgctttccttctctctctctgtctcaaaaaaaaaaacattttaaataaatgaatgaatgaataaaatgttctggaattaggcagtggtgatggctgcacaacctgtgaatatactaaaaactgtacaacggtacacttaaaaatagtgaGTTCTACGGTATGTGACTGcatctcagacacacacacacggctccGTCACATCACCCAGCACGTAGATATACACTCACCTCCAGAGCACGGCTTCTACCAACAAATGCACTCATCCTGTACACACACGAGCACATTCTGCACAGTCCCAGCCCACAGCCCCCTGCACCCCACACCCTCCCTGAATATACCCTTGACCCATTTCATGCCCAACTTCTACACacacccttacacacacacacacacacacacacacacacacacacacacacacaagctggtGGAATATGgtacaagaaaacacagacaaaTCTTTCAAGCAGAATCAGGAAGCTCTGCTTAACCCAATGCTATTAAAGGACAtttttcatggggcgcctgggtgggtcagtcgtggagcatctgactcttgactggctcaggtcatgatctcaccatgcaTGGGtttgctctgtgctaacagcgtagaacctgcttggattctctctctccctctctctctgtccctcccctgcttgcatgttcgctcgctcgcttgctttctctctcaaataaacatttttttaaaaataaagaacagttttCATTTATGGCCACTGCCAGGAGAGTGATAAGCAGCAAGCAATCTTTTAAATGGCTCAACCCTCTAGGGAGTTGGGCCTCTTCATACCGTGTGACAAATCTGATGTTTGCTTTAAATGTCAGTGTTCAGAAATCACTGTTGAGTAAGGAATCTAACTTGTATTTGGTTGTTTATATTGCTTTGAACTTCGCCCTCAATCATGTACCATGCTGTTTATAATTCacaactactaggtatttaaactgtcattttacagataaataaatcgTTCTTACACATCTGCTCCCATGACCAAAAGGACCTGTAGCTATCCTTATAAGTCAAGCCTCTAAGAACGTGACATGGTTAGAAGCAAAGACAAGCTGTCATGTGACAACAGTGGCTACAGGGCATCCCCAAGCATCACAACGCCCTCTGCACAGCAGCCCCACCAATCGGCGTAAGAGCCACAGAGGGAGTCCCTTGCTATGAGTCAATGAACTCTCCAGTTTACATCCTCGAAAGACAACCGTGGGTTTATCTGAACATACTGATCCCTGGTTCAGCATTAACACGGGGTTCTAAGCAAGTGCACACCCTTCCACACCAGCCTCTGACGAAGCCATTCCGGTGGCATACAGGCGTAGTTGGCAAAAACCAAAGCGTCCAGGTTAGACAAGCTTTGCAAAGACTGAGGGATGGGTGTGGGTGGCGAGAGCGGCACCGGTCTGTCAACAGCCACTGGGATAGACACAGAATGGCTACTCTGGTTTCCTGAATGTCCTATCGGTCATATTCCATCCCCAAACTACCCATGCAGCAAAGAACTAAAGCATAATACGTAACAGTGGAATTATAGAGCTGTAACTTAATCTGTCATTGAAGCTTCAACAGACACTAACAACGATTCCAGGCAATCCTAACAGGCTGCACTTAAGGCAGAGGCTGGATCCAATTTTTATACTCCTGATCCTCTAACAAATCTTGGAGgctgccttttaaaaatctttatgaaCAAATCTGATATTAGTCGATCTGTTTGTCCTTTAGAGCACAAACTTTGGTATCACACAAATCCGAGTTCAAAGTCCCAGTGCCACTTCCTTACTGCATGGCCACagggtgcagagaaagaacatgtgtgaAGCTTGTAACTTGGGGCCTGGCGCACAGTAAAGCTTGTCCAGTGTTGTGGTTGACAGGTCGTTGGGGATTCCTGTCCCCGCTCTGCCACTTGCCCGCTGGGCAGCCCTGAGCAAGCTGATTCGATTGCTCTGTAACTCACGTGCCAGGGAGTGGTCACAGGACCCACCTCCGAGGACTGCGAGACTAACGGGCTAACGGACCTGAGGCGTGCACGGGGCTGGGGGCGGTGCTCCGCACGCAGCACTCCCCTTCTCCTAACACCCGTCATCTTCACACTAGGTCTCCCTGCTTGACCGAACCAATCCCCGAGGCATTCATTCAAGTAACACATAACCCACTGGGTACCCAGTACATTCTAGGCAGCACCTTAGCACTATGGATATgtcatgaacaagacagacaggaTCACTGTCCCCACAGTTCAAGTTTTGAATGGTAGAATCAAAGCGTTTTGATTTGAGGTATTTGAAAGCTAATCTATTATATGGTTTTCAAACTGGGTTCCTGGGAGCCACAGGGTTCCTCAGAAAGACCAaacaggagagagatggggaggccAGGCAGGTGGAGGGCTCTGGGCCCCATCCCTGCTCCAATCAGGGGCTTTGGATTCAATCCAAGTTACACACTAGGGAGAGTTCTGCTTGAGATCACATTTGAAAAAACTCTGAACAAGTCTGAAAACacctttacagatgaggaaatccaGGCCAACACACAATAGTGTGAaggccaaagtcacacaactactTCCTTTCAAATGTCTACCTCAAACACGTTTGCGTCTAGAGACTTAACGAAGTCAATTACAGTAGGTGTCACCGTCGCAAGTGCTCCCTGGGCAACGAGAAGCTGCGCAGAGCACCTCTGGGCATTCTCCCACTCCAGCCTTACACCGGCCTCCGGGGCAGACACTTACCATCTGCTCAACAACTGGGGAGAGCGAGGCGCACATACATCATACGAGAAAATAATGGCGAAGTTGAATTTTGAACCAAAGTCAACCACTTCCATGAACTTCAGGAAACCATGACAAGGCCATCGCCTTGGGCCTCCTTAGGGACTGTATTTATAGGCACAGGGTGTAGACCCCAAAATAAGGGGTAGATCCATGTTCCTTTGCTCTGACATATCCACGAAAAGACCTTGGCCTCCTGGCCACAGCCTGACAGAGCCCCTAGAATGGGATCGAACAGAATCCACACCTATACCTCAACCCCCGCAGCTACACCATGAGTGTTCAGCTCCTACACAGGTGTGGACCTTCACTGCCTCTATCTTCTACCCTGGACAGACGGCATCCTGGTAGCTAGCCAGCACTCCTGACGGGAGGCCTGTAAAGCACAGAAGTCA
Encoded proteins:
- the TCTN1 gene encoding tectonic-1 isoform X2 is translated as METSDGFSLNSESEISFTTQLDTPDTAKYEYGVRLQTSDSFLRFPSPLTSSLCTDNNPAAFLVNQAVKCTRRINLEQCEEIEALSMAYYSSPKILRVPGLIKAEIPITVQSLLRESLNKTLTRLDNTVVLNQTLTEAGGVKFCTSVALEVKYSLTYTDEGEITKADLSLLLGAVSSALLPLEQKFEIRFIQQNTKPVPLSGNPGYVVGLPLAAGFQPQKGSGIIQTTNRYGQLTILRSTTDQDCLALEGVRTPVLFGYDMQSGCKLRLTKAITCPLAEQRVKSLLKGHGFPDYVAPFGNSRAQDALAWVPVHFTTQAPHVKDSCQLPVALVIEVKWTKYGSLLNPQAKIVNVTANLISSFFPEANSGNERTVLISTAVTFVDVSAPAEAGFRARPTINAKLPFNFFFPFV